The proteins below come from a single Micromonospora citrea genomic window:
- a CDS encoding O-antigen ligase family protein has translation MAILSGVAFLACWSVDQTYLAPALLVAVTLSGRFPRPGLVDVLALLLGVWVVASLGWTVDTSATRSAVYLYGTCVLLLVAVRHIVTTTRDLLAVGGAFLAGCLVRTFQLIREPSVSGDLGRAGAFDLSVRYGIEGFNINLTAYTMVAGILLAVLLGAVGGLPRAARLVLYAIVAMLGYAVLLSGTRGALAALLLGAVYLLCSRATPRACWRVAVVVVPAALLLIPLGMGEAALLRLDGLVVDRATGDLAGRMLVWPEAAAIWGQSPLAGIGAGAFTAVSSWGIGAHSLALTLGADLGLVGVLCYAAVLAAAVRPVGRASQLGARLAGLFLVMFLPIWLTGHWEAALAAWLPLALLSLVPALAADRPQSTGGRHHRRVHRSGPDGVLPRRGGRRSAVVPGGTGDPTPQVGVLAQHAL, from the coding sequence GTGGCGATCCTCAGCGGCGTCGCCTTTCTGGCCTGCTGGTCGGTGGATCAGACCTATTTGGCCCCCGCTCTGCTGGTCGCCGTCACCCTCAGTGGTCGCTTTCCCCGGCCGGGGTTGGTCGACGTGCTCGCCCTGCTGCTCGGCGTGTGGGTGGTCGCCAGCCTCGGGTGGACGGTCGACACCTCGGCGACCCGCAGCGCCGTCTACCTGTACGGCACCTGCGTACTGCTGCTGGTCGCGGTGCGGCACATCGTGACCACCACCCGCGACCTGCTCGCGGTTGGTGGCGCGTTCCTCGCCGGGTGTCTCGTCCGGACGTTCCAACTGATCCGTGAGCCCTCCGTCAGCGGCGACCTCGGACGGGCGGGAGCCTTCGACCTCAGCGTCCGGTACGGCATCGAGGGATTCAACATCAACCTGACTGCCTACACGATGGTCGCCGGGATTCTGCTGGCGGTGCTGCTGGGCGCCGTCGGTGGGCTGCCCCGCGCGGCACGCCTCGTGCTCTACGCGATCGTGGCGATGCTGGGCTACGCGGTGCTGCTCAGCGGGACGCGGGGCGCCCTGGCCGCGCTGCTGCTCGGAGCCGTCTATCTGCTGTGCAGCCGGGCAACTCCCCGGGCGTGCTGGCGGGTGGCGGTGGTCGTCGTCCCGGCAGCCCTGCTCCTGATACCGCTCGGCATGGGCGAGGCGGCGCTGCTGCGCCTCGACGGCCTCGTCGTCGACCGGGCGACCGGTGACCTCGCCGGCCGGATGCTGGTCTGGCCCGAGGCCGCCGCCATCTGGGGGCAGTCCCCGCTCGCCGGAATCGGGGCGGGCGCGTTCACGGCTGTCAGTTCCTGGGGAATCGGCGCCCACAGTCTGGCCCTCACCCTCGGCGCCGATCTCGGGCTCGTGGGCGTGCTGTGCTACGCAGCCGTCCTGGCCGCCGCCGTGCGGCCCGTCGGGCGCGCCTCCCAGCTCGGCGCGCGGCTGGCCGGGTTGTTCCTGGTGATGTTCCTGCCGATCTGGCTCACTGGACACTGGGAGGCCGCCCTGGCCGCCTGGCTACCGCTGGCGTTGCTCTCGCTCGTGCCCGCCCTCGCGGCCGACCGTCCACAGAGCACCGGCGGCCGGCACCACCGCAGGGTCCACCGGTCAGGACCCGACGGGGTGCTTCCCCGGCGCGGCGGCCGGCGGTCGGCGGTCGTGCCGGGGGGAACCGGCGACCCGACGCCACAGGTCGGTGTGCTGGCGCAGCACGCTCTGTAG
- a CDS encoding glycosyltransferase family 4 protein, translating to MKIGLVSQWYPPEGVFIPGNLARQLAERGHEVRVLTTFPSYPHGRVFPGWRQRWRHVEADGPVAVRRVPAYPSHDTSAARRALSHLSFGASSALGGFRWLAGVDVTYVYHPPPTSFAAAAIARLARRTPVVLHVQDLWPESVLGSGMAPTGRAGRALQRGIGALMRTTYRLASAVVVISPAMADLVVARGADPGRVRVVWNWTDDALFRPVPATDAARAALGHRGRCTVMFAGNIGLLQGIETAIRAAAAARERVDLVLVGSGAGEDAARRLAADLGADNVRFVGRRPAEQMAELYAAADWQLVCLRDLPALRGSIPSKLQAALACGAPVIASVGGDAAALVRSAGVGLVAPPGDWRALAARFSVAAAESPATRAELGLRARRVYQERMSLRVGVDQFEDIMSKLAAERGRA from the coding sequence GTGAAAATCGGCCTGGTCAGCCAGTGGTATCCGCCGGAAGGGGTGTTCATCCCCGGCAACCTGGCGCGCCAGCTGGCGGAGCGGGGCCACGAGGTGCGGGTGCTCACCACCTTCCCGAGCTATCCGCACGGCCGCGTCTTCCCGGGCTGGCGGCAACGCTGGCGGCACGTCGAGGCCGACGGCCCGGTCGCCGTCCGGCGCGTGCCCGCCTATCCCAGCCACGACACGTCCGCCGCCCGGCGCGCGCTGAGCCACCTCTCCTTCGGGGCCAGCAGCGCGCTGGGCGGCTTCCGTTGGTTGGCCGGCGTCGACGTCACCTACGTCTACCATCCGCCACCCACCTCGTTCGCCGCGGCGGCGATCGCCCGCCTGGCCCGGCGTACGCCGGTCGTGCTCCACGTGCAGGACCTGTGGCCGGAGTCCGTGCTGGGGTCCGGCATGGCGCCGACCGGCCGGGCCGGCCGTGCGTTGCAGCGGGGGATCGGCGCCCTGATGCGTACGACGTACCGCCTGGCCAGTGCCGTCGTGGTGATCTCGCCGGCGATGGCCGACCTGGTGGTGGCCCGCGGCGCGGACCCGGGCCGGGTGCGGGTGGTGTGGAACTGGACCGACGACGCGCTGTTCCGGCCGGTGCCGGCCACCGACGCGGCCCGCGCGGCGCTGGGCCACCGTGGACGCTGCACGGTGATGTTCGCCGGCAACATCGGCCTGTTGCAGGGCATCGAGACCGCGATCAGGGCGGCGGCCGCCGCCCGCGAGCGGGTCGACCTGGTGCTGGTCGGCTCCGGCGCGGGCGAGGACGCCGCCCGGCGGCTCGCCGCCGACCTGGGCGCCGACAACGTCCGCTTCGTGGGCCGCCGCCCTGCGGAGCAGATGGCCGAGTTGTACGCCGCCGCGGACTGGCAGCTCGTCTGCCTGCGCGATCTTCCGGCGCTGCGCGGCAGCATCCCGTCGAAGCTGCAGGCCGCGCTGGCCTGCGGCGCCCCGGTGATCGCCTCCGTGGGGGGCGACGCGGCGGCGCTGGTCCGCTCGGCCGGCGTCGGGCTCGTCGCTCCGCCCGGGGACTGGCGGGCGCTCGCCGCGCGGTTCTCCGTCGCGGCGGCCGAGTCCCCGGCGACGCGGGCCGAGTTGGGCCTGCGGGCCCGGCGCGTCTACCAGGAGCGCATGTCGCTGCGGGTGGGCGTGGACCAGTTCGAGGACATCATGAGCAAGCTGGCAGCAGAGAGAGGACGGGCATGA
- a CDS encoding NAD-dependent epimerase/dehydratase family protein produces the protein MLRLAVTGAGGFLGWHVRVLLRVLGWPEPVVVTRADLADPERVAAKVDGADRVLHLAGVNRGEPADVSAGNVQLAAQLAQGLKHCATPPGSVVFANSVQAGNGTPYGDAKAAAAGILADTGLPVDDVLLPNLYGEHGRPFYNSAVATFCRLLAEGGQPEVHGDRELSLVHVTDAAARLVGVPAGQSWDPAMPALRIGVRDLADRLAAVAATYRSGEIPALLDRHDVRLFNTYRSHCFPAHYPLPLPRRADARGELVETVKAHGGGGQTFCSTTRPGVTRGEHFHLAKMERFVVLHGSAEISLRRVGDNEVVRFPVSGDEPVLVDMPTMWVHNLVNTGPDELVTMFWTNEVFDPGRPDTWPEPVEPPGAGQAVGGP, from the coding sequence GTGCTGAGGCTCGCGGTCACCGGGGCCGGCGGCTTCCTCGGCTGGCACGTGCGGGTGCTGCTGCGCGTGCTCGGCTGGCCGGAGCCGGTCGTCGTCACCCGCGCCGACCTGGCCGACCCGGAGCGGGTCGCCGCGAAGGTCGACGGGGCCGACCGGGTGCTGCACCTGGCCGGGGTCAACCGGGGCGAGCCGGCGGACGTGTCCGCCGGCAACGTGCAGCTCGCGGCCCAGCTCGCGCAGGGTCTCAAACACTGCGCCACCCCACCCGGCTCGGTGGTCTTCGCCAACTCGGTGCAGGCCGGCAACGGCACGCCCTACGGCGACGCGAAGGCCGCCGCCGCCGGCATCCTGGCCGACACCGGCCTGCCCGTCGACGACGTCCTGCTGCCGAACCTGTACGGCGAACACGGCCGGCCGTTCTACAACTCCGCGGTCGCGACCTTCTGCCGGCTGCTCGCCGAGGGCGGTCAGCCGGAGGTGCACGGGGACCGTGAGCTGAGTCTGGTGCACGTCACCGACGCGGCGGCCCGGCTCGTCGGCGTTCCGGCCGGGCAGTCGTGGGACCCGGCGATGCCGGCGCTGCGGATCGGCGTGCGGGACCTCGCCGACCGGCTCGCCGCCGTCGCCGCCACCTACCGGTCGGGGGAGATCCCGGCCCTGCTGGACCGGCACGACGTGCGGCTGTTCAACACGTACCGGTCGCACTGCTTCCCCGCGCACTACCCGTTGCCGCTGCCGCGCCGGGCCGACGCCCGGGGCGAGCTGGTCGAGACGGTCAAGGCGCACGGGGGAGGCGGGCAGACGTTCTGCTCCACGACCCGTCCCGGTGTCACCCGGGGGGAGCACTTCCACCTGGCCAAGATGGAGCGGTTCGTCGTGCTGCACGGCTCGGCCGAGATCAGCCTGCGCAGGGTCGGCGACAACGAGGTCGTGCGTTTCCCCGTCTCCGGCGACGAGCCGGTGCTGGTGGACATGCCCACCATGTGGGTGCACAACCTGGTCAACACCGGTCCCGACGAGCTGGTCACCATGTTCTGGACGAACGAGGTGTTCGACCCGGGCCGGCCGGACACCTGGCCCGAGCCGGTGGAACCGCCCGGGGCGGGGCAGGCGGTGGGCGGCCCGTGA
- the wecB gene encoding non-hydrolyzing UDP-N-acetylglucosamine 2-epimerase, with protein MTRIMTVVGTRPEIIRLSRVIARLDDTVDHLLVHTGQNWDSTLSDVFFKELRLREPDRFLRVDTSSLGRVLGGVLVGMETAIAETRPDALLVLGDTNSCIAALMARRMRVPVYHMEAGNRCFDLNVPEETNRRLVDHVADFNLVYTEHARRNLLAEGLHPRRILHTGSPMWEVLEHYRSDIAASAILRQLDLAPGRYFVVSAHREENVDQPARLERLLDCLRAVRDRWGHPVLVSTHPRTRKRLEALAPDAAALDGIAFHEPFGLFDYVHLQTRAYCTLSDSGTISEEAAILGFPAVTLRESIERPEALDAGGIIMTGLDPQGVVEAVEVTVGQVAAQGVPCPVDYRVPDTSRRVVDFILSTVRRHHDWAGIRR; from the coding sequence ATGACCCGGATCATGACGGTGGTCGGCACCCGACCGGAGATCATCCGGTTGTCCCGGGTGATCGCCCGGCTCGACGACACCGTGGACCACCTGCTGGTGCACACCGGCCAGAACTGGGACAGCACCCTCTCCGACGTCTTCTTCAAGGAGTTGCGGCTGCGCGAGCCGGACCGCTTCCTGCGCGTGGACACCTCGTCGCTCGGCCGGGTGCTGGGCGGCGTGCTGGTCGGCATGGAGACGGCGATCGCCGAGACGCGGCCGGACGCGCTGCTCGTGCTCGGCGACACCAACAGCTGCATCGCCGCGCTGATGGCCCGGCGGATGCGGGTGCCGGTCTATCACATGGAGGCCGGCAACCGATGCTTCGACCTGAACGTCCCGGAGGAGACGAACCGGCGGTTGGTCGACCACGTCGCCGACTTCAACCTGGTCTACACGGAGCACGCCCGGCGCAACCTGCTGGCCGAGGGCCTGCACCCCCGCCGGATCCTGCACACCGGCTCCCCGATGTGGGAGGTCCTGGAACACTACCGGTCGGACATCGCCGCGTCGGCGATCCTGCGCCAGCTCGACCTGGCACCCGGCCGGTACTTCGTGGTCAGCGCGCACCGCGAGGAGAACGTGGACCAGCCGGCCCGCCTGGAACGCCTGCTCGACTGCCTCCGGGCGGTCCGTGACCGGTGGGGACATCCGGTGCTGGTCTCGACGCACCCGCGCACCCGCAAGCGGTTGGAGGCGTTGGCGCCGGACGCCGCCGCCCTCGACGGGATCGCGTTCCACGAGCCGTTCGGCCTCTTCGACTACGTACACCTGCAGACCAGGGCCTACTGCACACTCTCCGACAGCGGCACGATCAGCGAGGAGGCCGCGATCCTCGGCTTCCCCGCCGTGACGCTGCGCGAGTCGATCGAGCGCCCCGAGGCGTTGGACGCCGGCGGGATCATCATGACCGGGCTCGACCCGCAGGGCGTGGTCGAGGCGGTCGAGGTCACCGTCGGACAGGTCGCCGCCCAGGGGGTGCCGTGCCCGGTCGACTACCGGGTGCCGGACACCTCCCGCCGGGTGGTCGACTTCATCCTCTCCACCGTCCGGCGGCACCACGACTGGGCGGGCATCCGCCGCTGA
- a CDS encoding SDR family NAD(P)-dependent oxidoreductase produces MTTNSNGQRVLITGGTGSFGKTMVRRLLDRGVGEVRVLSRDEAKQDDMRRQLGDDRVRYHVGDVRDYDSVLRASRGIDYIFHAAALKQVPSCEFFPLEAVRTNVLGSANVVEAAERNGVGSVVVLSTDKAVHPVNAMGMSKALMEKVAQAHARNNPNSATTVSCVRYGNVMYSRGSVIPLFIEQIKAGRAPTVTDPGMTRFLMSLADSVELVEHAFQHARPGDIFIRKAAACTIGDLAEAVCELFDVPAKLDVIGVRHGEKQAETLASREELAQADDFGDFLRVPLDARDLNYALYVDEGELGQGPTEDFNSANAPRMRVPEIVELLKTLPEVRAELALRDPVLAC; encoded by the coding sequence GTGACCACAAATTCCAACGGCCAGCGGGTACTCATCACCGGCGGCACGGGTTCCTTCGGCAAGACGATGGTCCGCCGCCTCCTCGACCGGGGCGTCGGCGAGGTCCGGGTGCTCAGCCGCGACGAGGCCAAGCAGGACGACATGCGCCGGCAGCTCGGCGACGACCGGGTCCGTTACCACGTCGGGGACGTGCGCGACTACGACTCGGTGCTGCGGGCCAGCCGGGGCATCGACTACATCTTCCACGCGGCGGCGCTGAAGCAGGTGCCGTCGTGCGAGTTCTTCCCGCTGGAGGCGGTGCGGACCAACGTCCTGGGCAGCGCCAACGTCGTCGAGGCGGCGGAGCGCAACGGCGTCGGCTCCGTGGTCGTGCTGAGCACCGACAAGGCCGTCCACCCGGTGAACGCGATGGGCATGAGCAAGGCCCTGATGGAGAAGGTGGCCCAGGCGCACGCCCGGAACAACCCGAACAGCGCCACCACGGTCTCCTGCGTCCGGTACGGCAACGTCATGTACTCGCGCGGCTCGGTGATCCCGCTGTTCATCGAGCAGATCAAGGCGGGCCGGGCGCCCACGGTGACCGACCCGGGGATGACCCGGTTCCTGATGTCGCTGGCCGACTCGGTCGAACTGGTCGAGCACGCCTTCCAGCACGCCCGCCCCGGCGACATCTTCATCCGCAAGGCCGCCGCCTGCACGATCGGCGACCTGGCCGAGGCGGTCTGCGAACTCTTCGACGTGCCGGCCAAGCTCGACGTGATCGGCGTACGGCACGGCGAGAAGCAGGCCGAGACGCTCGCCAGCCGGGAGGAGCTCGCCCAGGCCGACGACTTCGGCGACTTCCTCCGGGTGCCGCTGGACGCGCGCGACCTGAACTACGCGCTCTACGTGGACGAGGGCGAGCTGGGCCAGGGTCCGACCGAGGACTTCAACTCGGCCAACGCGCCGCGGATGCGCGTACCGGAGATCGTCGAGCTGCTCAAGACGTTGCCGGAGGTCCGCGCGGAGCTGGCCCTGCGGGATCCGGTGCTGGCGTGCTGA
- a CDS encoding glycosyltransferase family 4 protein gives MPDTVDTEMPERMRVCVVGPLPPPMGGIARGVAMLVNRFRDDPEVHIEVVDIAQQWRGVHELGRGRRLTAGVRQLTAGAVALRRVLAAGRTDVVHLHSSGGPGVFRDLALLLITRVYRRPVIYHLHFGRIPDIAGRGSREWRLMARAMRLATAVLVLDEASEATVRNQLPTVWVRRMPNGVDLDRLPAPHRDPAPAERTVLFVGWFLHAKGVEDLLTAWRTAAQPGWRLLFVGPADPAYLRSVTEQHQPPASVSFLGELPHAEVLAMMGRCDLFVLPSHTEGFPNVVVEAMALGCPVVATDVGATAEILGDDSGVVVAPSDPVGLAAALRELMTDPVRRAELAGRARARVHRLYGLQSVLRQHTDLWRRVAGSPRHDRRPPAAAPGKHPVGS, from the coding sequence GTGCCGGACACCGTGGACACTGAGATGCCGGAGCGGATGCGGGTGTGTGTGGTGGGGCCGTTGCCGCCACCGATGGGAGGAATCGCCCGCGGGGTGGCGATGCTGGTCAACCGGTTCCGCGACGATCCGGAGGTCCACATCGAGGTGGTCGACATCGCCCAGCAGTGGCGCGGCGTGCACGAACTCGGGCGGGGTCGGCGCCTGACCGCGGGCGTACGCCAGCTCACGGCCGGCGCCGTGGCGCTGCGCCGCGTCCTGGCCGCGGGCCGCACCGACGTCGTGCACCTGCACTCGTCCGGTGGCCCCGGCGTCTTCCGGGACCTGGCGTTGCTGCTCATCACCCGGGTGTACCGGCGCCCGGTCATCTACCACCTGCACTTCGGGCGGATCCCCGACATCGCCGGGCGCGGCAGTCGGGAATGGCGGTTGATGGCCCGGGCGATGCGGCTGGCGACGGCCGTTCTGGTCCTCGACGAGGCGTCCGAGGCCACTGTCCGCAACCAGCTCCCCACGGTGTGGGTGCGGCGGATGCCGAACGGGGTGGACCTCGACCGGCTCCCGGCGCCACACCGGGACCCCGCGCCGGCGGAACGCACGGTGCTGTTCGTTGGCTGGTTCCTGCACGCCAAGGGGGTCGAGGACCTGCTGACCGCGTGGCGGACGGCCGCGCAGCCGGGCTGGCGGCTGCTCTTCGTCGGCCCCGCCGACCCGGCCTACCTGCGATCGGTCACCGAGCAGCACCAGCCGCCTGCGTCGGTGTCCTTCCTGGGGGAGCTGCCGCATGCGGAGGTCCTTGCCATGATGGGTCGCTGCGACCTGTTCGTCCTGCCCAGCCACACCGAGGGGTTCCCCAACGTCGTGGTCGAGGCGATGGCGCTCGGTTGCCCGGTCGTCGCCACCGACGTGGGGGCGACCGCCGAGATCCTCGGCGACGACAGCGGGGTGGTCGTCGCGCCCTCGGACCCCGTCGGCCTCGCCGCGGCGCTGCGGGAGCTGATGACCGACCCGGTGCGCCGTGCTGAGCTGGCCGGCCGGGCCCGGGCCCGGGTGCACCGGCTCTACGGGCTACAGAGCGTGCTGCGCCAGCACACCGACCTGTGGCGTCGGGTCGCCGGTTCCCCCCGGCACGACCGCCGACCGCCGGCCGCCGCGCCGGGGAAGCACCCCGTCGGGTCCTGA